In Schizosaccharomyces osmophilus chromosome 2, complete sequence, the following proteins share a genomic window:
- the tup11 gene encoding transcriptional corepressor Tup11, which yields MVSMDRNKNVQEVLDALKSEYDMLNKNSSSTESRADNYDTSMILSQIQDIENFRKTLDDMIEKQKVIRETYEKEVNAIKHELDALGVDAFNSTKPSFNERINKDAKSFHPPTTSKPLNTVDANKIPSMQPLSSAQQPGFHLDPAHDSSSNAPVAAATSGEHPSMTHPGQQVLLGSNATSASEPSVYVSPISYTDNSAPPHSTVPGNAHMGGLPGYYVANPEQQQQKQQQQPFQLQTQDIPNNTNSIAQYTGKQAYQEHEPHTKEVNQASAYTQKKSQSPSWYVTYNPACRRLFNINLVHTLEHPSVVCCTKFSHNGKYLATGCNRATNIFDVYTGQKLFTLNEDSPDHSRDLYVRTIAFSPDGKYLVTGTEDRQIKLWDLATQKVRFLFSGHEQDIYSLDFSHNGRFIVSGSGDHTARLWDVETGQCILKLEIENGVTAIAISPNDQYIAVGSLDQIIRVWSVSGTLVERLESHKESVYSIAFSPDSKFLVSGSLDKTIKVWELQFPRSVGLAAIKPDGVCKATYHGHSDFVLSVAVSPDNRWALSGSKDRSIQFWDLQTGQSYLTCQGHKNSVISVSFSPDGKQFASGSGDLRARIWSIGPASP from the exons ATGGTTTCCATGGACAGAAACAAGAATGTGCAGGAGGTTTTGGATGCTCTGAAGTCGGAATATGATATGCTAAATAAAAACTCGTCAAGTACAGAAAGCCGTGCTGATAATTATGACACTTCAA TGATTTTGTCCCAAATACAAGACATCGAAAATTTTCGTAAGACTCTGGACGATATgattgaaaagcaaaaagtcATACGCGAAAC TTATGAAAAAGAGGTAAATGCGATCAAACATGAACTCGATGCTTTAGGAGTAGATGCTTTTAACTCTACAAAGCCATCCTTTAACGAGCGGATAAATAAAGATGCCAAGTCTTTTCACCCTCCTACGACCTCAAAACCACTCAATACCGTTGATGCTAATAAAATCCCTTCCATGCAACCTCTTTCTTCTGCCCAACAACCTGGCTTTCATCTCGATCCAGCTCATGATTCTTCATCCAATGCCCCCGTCGCGGCGGCAACGTCCGGTGAACATCCTAGTATGACTCATCCTGGACAGCAAGTGCTGCTCGGTAGTAACGCAACGAGTGCTTCAGAACCATCGGTTTACGTGTCTCCTATTTCCTACACCGATAACTCTGCTCCTCCTCATTCAACAGTCCCAGGAAATGCCCACATGGGTGGTTTACCTGGCTATTATGTCGCAAATCCCgagcagcagcagcaaaagcaacaacAGCAGCCTTTTCAACTTCAAACACAAGACATCCCAAACAACACAAATAGTATAGCTCAATATACTGGCAAGCAAGCCTATCAAGAGCATGAGCCCCATACCAAAGAAGTAAATCAAGCTTCTGCTTACACACAGAAAAAGTCACAATCCCCTAGCTGGTATGTCACATATAATCCAGCATGTCGAAGATTATTCAACATAAATCTCGTTCATACCCTGGAGCACCCTAGTGTTGTTTGCTGTACCAAGTTTAGTCATAACGGTAAATACTTAGCTACTGGTTGCAACCGGGCTACCAATATATTCGATGTTTATACGGgacaaaagctttttacACTCAACGAGGATTCTCCAGATCATTCTCGTGATTTGTACGTCCGTACTATTGCTTTCAGTCCCGATGGAAAATACCTAGTTACTGGCACCGAAGATCGTCAGATTAAGCTATGGGATCTTGCTACTCAAAAAGttcgtttccttttttctgGCCATGAGCAAGATATTTACTCTCTCGATTTCAGCCACAACGGTCGTTTTATCGTTTCCGGAAGCGGTGACCATACTGCTCGGTTATGGGATGTGGAAACTGGTCAATGTATTTTGAAGCTGGAGATTGAAAATGGCGTAACAGCAATTGCCATTTCTCCAAATGACCAGTACATTGCAGTTGGCAGTTTGGACCAGATTATCCGGGTTTGGTCCGTTTCTGGAACCCTAGTAGAGAGACTTGAAAGTCACAAGGAAAGTGTTTACTCCATCGCATTCTCTCCAGATAGTAAATTTTTGGTCAGTGGAAGCCTTGATAAAACAATTAAGGTCTGGGAACTACAATTTCCTCGGTCCGTTGGTCTTGCTGCTATTAAGCCCGATGGTGTTTGTAAAGCTACTTACCATGGTCATTCCGATTTCGTTCTGTCTGTTGCTGTTTCGCCAGACAATCGTTGGGCCCTTAGCGGTTCAAAAGATAGAAGCATACAGTTCTGGGATTTACAGACAGGACAATCTTATTTGACATGCCAGGGCCACAAGAATTCTGTTATATCTGTAAGCTTTAGCCCTGATGGCAAACAGTTTGCTTCCGGAAGTGGTGACTTACGAGCCCGCATTTGGTCAATTGGTCCCGCTAGTCCATGA
- the pat10 gene encoding ER membrane chaperone for multipass membrane protein, PAT complex subunit (asterix), Pat10: MAHVDPKRADLVVPYKAIPRSQDDVGITTVSTVVCMAALFLRIKFIAWAAFILAASNMLNSASSPNSSPMSMAFLGLASLISTYLPYFLNTPQSP; the protein is encoded by the exons ATGGCACACGTTGATCCAAAGAGAGCTGATTTAGTGGTTCCATACAAAGCTATTCCACGATCTCAAGATGATG TGGGGATTACTACAGTTAGCACCGTCGTTTGTATGgctgctttgtttttaagAATCAA GTTTATCGCTTGGGCCGCTTTTATCCTAGCTGCATCAAATATGCTCAATTCTGCCTCTTCACCAAACTCTTCCCCCATGTCTATGGCCTT CTTGGGTCTTGCCTCTTTGATTTCTACCTATCTTCCC TATTTCTTAAACACACCTCAATCGCCTTAA
- the rhp6 gene encoding histone H2B-K119 ubiquitin ligase complex (HULC), ubiquitin conjugating enzyme E2 subunit Rhp6/Rad6, with the protein MSTTARRRLMRDFKRMQQDPPAGVSASPISDNVMLWNAVIIGPADTPFEDGTFKLVLSFDEQYPNKPPLVKFVSTMFHPNVYANGELCLDILQNRWSPTYDVAAILTSIQSLLNDPNNASPANAEAAQLHRENKKEYIRRVRKTVEDSWES; encoded by the exons ATGTCTACTACAGCCAGAAGACGTCTCATGAGAGACTTTAAG agAATGCAGCAAGACCCTCCCGCAGGCGTTTCCGCTTCTCCCATATCTGACAATGTTATGCTTTG GAATGCAGTAATCATCGGTCCAGCAGATACTCCTTTTGAAGATGGTACATTTAAATTGGTTTTATCGTTTGATGAACAGTATCCAAATAAGCCGCCTTTAGTAAAATTTGTTTCCACAATG TTCCATCCCAATGTTTATGCGAACGGTGAGCTTTGCCTGGATATCCTACAAAATCGATGGTCTCCAACATATGATGTTGCCGCCATCCTGACGTCTATTCAAAG TCTACTGAATGATCCGAATAACGCGTCCCCGGCGAATGCTGAAGCAGCGCAGCTTCATCGcgaaaataagaaagagTATATACGCCGCGTTCGGAAAACCGTAGAAGATTCCTGGGAGAGCTAA
- the lcp5 gene encoding U3 snoRNP-associated protein Lcp5: MDVINRSLVSALDSLPKNINPTSEGVSLVSLKTQLLLSYVQKLAFLILVKLEGKSYLEFQNVVEKLVRLRLEIEKVRPLENRIQYSLDKLLRAAERKEELESLSTSGLDGGINQEDTDSLKLHYKPNLVGLESDEEEAPAAKGTDKKSNKKDAASEEVTSEDDEDESKKDGVYRPPRIRAVTMDDEKKTRRRPNQLVDEFVSSDLSSLPQSMPSVGSNLERGGRVIHADERELEKMRERADYEESNYTRLPKLSKKELKNVKKPKKPGFGGEDWSLLDRSFNSDAFASRKLDLSSRANKRGASDASEGASGSGQSRMGDAYRKRRKSLKRR, translated from the coding sequence ATGGATGTTATAAACAGAAGTCTGGTCTCTGCGCTGGACAGTCTACCAAAGAACATCAACCCTACATCTGAGGGCGTTTCGTTGGTATCTTTGAAAACCCAGTTACTCCTTTCCTATGTTCAAAAGCTTGCATTCTTAATTTTAGTAAAACTAGAAGGGAAAAGTTACTTGGAATTCCAGAATGTCGTAGAGAAGCTCGTTCGTTTGCGACtggaaattgaaaaggtcCGACCTTTGGAAAATCGCATCCAGTATTCGCTAGATAAACTCTTGCGTGCTGCTGAACGTAAGGAAGAATTGGAATCTTTAAGCACTTCTGGATTGGATGGTGGCATCAATCAAGAAGACACCGATAGCCTTAAGCTTCATTATAAGCCAAATCTTGTTGGACTTGAGAGTGACGAAGAAGAGGCACCTGCCGCTAAAGGAACAGACAAGAAgagtaataaaaaagatgcTGCCTCAGAAGAAGTTACATCTGAGGACGACGAGGATGAGTCCAAGAAGGATGGTGTTTATCGACCCCCAAGGATTCGTGCCGTTACAATGGACGATGAGAAAAAGACTAGACGTAGACCTAATCAACttgttgatgaatttgtttcatctGATTTGTCATCTTTACCTCAGAGTATGCCAAGTGTTGGCTCTAACTTGGAACGAGGTGGTCGAGTTATTCATGCAGATGAAAGAGAATTGGAGAAGATGCGCGAGCGTGCGGATTATGAAGAAAGCAATTACACTCGTCTTCCAAAATTGTCCAAGAAAGAACTCAAAAATGTcaagaaaccaaagaaaccCGGTTTTGGTGGTGAAGATTGGTCTTTATTGGATCGCAGCTTTAACAGTGATGCTTTTGCCTCTCGTAAATTGGACCTTTCTTCTCGTGCAAACAAGCGTGGCGCATCAGACGCCTCTGAAGGCGCATCGGGATCCGGTCAAAGTCGGATGGGTGACGCTTATCGTAAGCGTAGAAAGTCCTTGAAACGCAGATAA
- the gpi18 gene encoding pig-V, dolichyl-phosphate-mannose-glycolipid alpha-mannosyltransferase → MTDQFPLKERKSTTNLKNSENKGECARSRKFSNKKNHSIFSINSRKTCVLLFVLSTFSYLGIAFITSSLSVFDHTAGLYLSQHDSQIRNSLLIGFFKAWIRWDAIYFVDMSLQNRLFEQEWAFSDVWGALIRFICFESKDVVVLGLGACCLAIVLHAIAAVAFYCTTNVVFFDKRISVLSVIFYLFSPAGIFMSVGYTESAFSACSFLGLLCYVQKRQTLAMMFWSISTLFRSNGLFWSLLFVIPTTDTFFSFVRQKVGVSKFLRTAFLNGCRCIGIAVPFLYGQFQAYKVFCPRASWCLSYLPFIYPAVQKKYWNIGFLNYWTSNNIPNFFLACITFIPLVFSLWYSITSIRKDVTIRYLFMLSLFYLYLGIFQMHTQVLNRLSSSFPLLYWSLAHAWSQSSSLHVRKFTEIILFSWVLYTLIQAGLYGSFLPPA, encoded by the coding sequence ATGACCGATCAATTCCCACTGAAAGAGAGGAAATCCACGACGAACTTGAAAAACTCCGAGAACAAAGGCGAATGCGCAAGGTCGAGGAAATTCtcaaacaagaaaaatcataGTATCTTTTCCATAAATTCAAGGAAAACTTGCGTTCTATTGTTTGTCCTGAGCACATTTTCTTATCTAGGGATTGCTTTCATAACTTCTAGTTTGTCAGTTTTTGATCACACAGCAGGTCTTTATTTGAGCCAGCATGATTCCCAAATTAGAAATTCTCTGCTTATAGGATTTTTTAAGGCTTGGATCCGCTGGGACGCAATTTACTTTGTGGACATGTCATTACAAAATCGATTATTCGAACAAGAGTGGGCATTTTCGGACGTTTGGGGTGCTCTTATAAGATTTATTTGCTTTGAATCAAAGGATGTTGTTGTGCTAGGATTAGGTGCGTGTTGTTTAGCTATCGTCTTACATGCTATTGCGGCCGTGGCTTTTTACTGTACTACTAATGTTGTGTTCTTCGATAAACGAATCTCAGTACTCTCCGTCATTTTCTACTTGTTCTCGCCCGCTGGAATATTTATGTCAGTTGGTTACACAGAATCGGCGTTTTCCGCATGCAGTTTTCTCGGACTCTTGTGCTATGTACAAAAACGACAGACGTTGGCTATGATGTTTTGGTCTATTTCTACACTTTTCCGAAGCAATGGTCTCTTCTGGTCATTACTATTTGTTATTCCTACAACAGAcacctttttttcttttgtgaGACAGAAAGTTGGAGTTTCTAAATTTCTCAGGACTGCCTTCTTAAACGGTTGCAGATGTATCGGAATCGCTGTTCCTTTCTTGTACGGCCAGTTTCAAGCCTACAAGGTATTTTGTCCTCGTGCTTCCTGGTGTCTGTCGTATCTACCATTCATATACCCTGCGgttcaaaagaagtattGGAATATTGGTTTTCTCAATTACTGGACATCGAACAACATACCCAATTTCTTTCTAGCTTGTATCACGTTTATCCCccttgtcttttctttatggtACTCGATTACATCCATAAGGAAGGATGTAACTATACGGTATCTTTTTATGCTCAGCCTTTTCTATCTATACCTAGGAATCTTTCAAATGCACACCCAAGTACTAAACCGactttcttcctcttttccCCTCTTATACTGGTCTTTGGCTCATGCTTGGTCACAAAGTTCATCCTTGCATGTCAGAAAATTTACAGAAATTATTCTCTTCTCATGGGTTCTTTATACTCTCATACAAGCAGGTTTGTATGGTTCTTTTTTACCACCAGCATAG
- the ncs1 gene encoding neuronal calcium sensor related protein Ncs1, translated as MGKSQSKLSQDQLQELVRSTRFDKKELQQWYKGFFKDCPSGNLNKEEFQKIYKQFFPFGDPSAFAEYVFNVFDTDKNGTIDFKEFICALSVTSRGTLDDKLVWAFQLYDLDNNGLISYNEMLQIVDAIYKMVGSMVKLPEDEDTPEKRVNKIFSMMDKNKDGQLNLEEFREGSKKDPTIVSALSLYDGLV; from the exons atggGAAAATCTCAGTCCAAGTTGTCACAGGATCAACTTCAAGAATTGGTTCGCTCTACAAGGT TTGATAAAAAGGAGCTACAGCAATGGTATAAAG GATTCTTTAAAGACTGTCCTTCTGGTAATCtgaataaagaagaatttcagaaaattTATAAGCagttttttccttttggcGACCCCTCGGCATTTGCAGAATACGTCTTTAATGTCTTTGATACAGACAAGAATGGAACGATTGATTTTAAGGAATTTATCTGCGCTTTAAGCGTCACATCTAGAGGTACTCTTGACGACAAGTTGGTATGGGCATTCCAATTATATGACCTGGATAACAATGGGTTGATTTCATATAATGAAATGCTTCAGATCGTTGACGCTATTTATAAGATGGTTGGCAGCATGGTGAAGCTTCCTGAAGACGAAGATACTCCTGAGAAG CGCGTGAATAAGATTTTTAGCATGATGGACAAGAACAAAGATGGTCAGCTAAACTTGGAAGAATTTCGTGAAGGTTCAAAGAAAGATCCAACCATTGTCTCTGCTCTTTCCTTGTACGATGGTTTGGTCTAA